In a genomic window of Penaeus chinensis breed Huanghai No. 1 chromosome 30, ASM1920278v2, whole genome shotgun sequence:
- the LOC125041191 gene encoding carbonic anhydrase-related protein 10-like, protein MVVKDFFLSQVSIFNFRLYVQFRDCKRGVSTQGNPELRILTDAMEKIRYAGSWAPVERLSVRGLLPSTENYMTYEGSLTQPPCHETVTWVVLNKPIYITKQQLHVLRKLHQGTKASPKAKMVNNFRPIQQMYHRPLRTNIDFTNGRQLNCPSMARQMYYTANTWR, encoded by the exons ATGGTCGtcaaagacttttttttaagTCAAGTTTCTATATTCAACTTCAGGCTATATGTCCAATTTAGAGATTGCAAACGCGGG GTCTCGACCCAAGGCAACCCTGAACTGCGGATTCTGACGGATGCCATGGAGAAGATTAGATACGCTGGCAGCTGGGCCCCTGTCGAGCGTCTCTCTGTCCGTGGTTTGCTGCCCTCGACGGAGAACTACATGACCTATGAAGGCTCCCTAACACAGCCTCCGTGCCATGAAACCGTAACCTGGGTTGTTCTCAATAAGCCGATCTATATAACTAAACAACAG TTACACGTCCTCCGGAAGCTGCACCAAGGCACCAAGGCATCTCCCAAGGCTAAGATGGTCAACAACTTCAGGCCAATACAGCAGATGTACCACCGGCCTCTTCGCACTAACATCGACTTCACGAATGGACGTCAACTCAACTGCCCGTCGATGGCAAGGCAGATGTACTATACTG